The following proteins come from a genomic window of Hydractinia symbiolongicarpus strain clone_291-10 chromosome 2, HSymV2.1, whole genome shotgun sequence:
- the LOC130629767 gene encoding zinc metalloproteinase nas-36-like: MDINQKRAARKTGLWTQNTICYKIDQKKLPKHMRRIIKQAIKHIKTALENCIEFINLRNNKTLEERISKEKYHGGPVPHIFFTRGEKKGMYRVLPVFIDILEDWRGKNRERKRTLLILLKYSASCKQNLQFYCDNLVNVLLKSTSQTDSFEIKNNRMCNTLKGYRNEVVFPYIFFPPSGCWSYIGRVESEDKVPGQQILHADEGCEDSILHEIAHAVGFWHEQSRPDRDKYVTVMERNIMDGQKIQFEPESKEYVDSMGYAYDFESITHYGKYFFSKNERKTIKPKRKYRKFAKKMGQRSYLSLIDLAQMKAMYKCNKIPSVESKKVCVSKKTKGRDYRGKLDYTEHGVMCQAWHHQYPHSHNYTCKMKREGLGRHNHCRNPFGQKERPWCFTTLTGTVWQYCDLKLCDD; the protein is encoded by the exons ATGGATATCAATCAGAAGAGGGCCGCAAGAAAAACAGGCTTATGGACACAAAACACTATCTGCTACAAAATTGACCAAAAAAAATTGC ccAAACACATGAGGAGAATCATAAAACAAGcaataaaacatattaaaacggCATTGGAAAACTGTATAGAATTTATTAACttgagaaataataaaacattggAAGAAAGAATTAGTAAGGAAAAGTATCATGGTGGACCAGTCCCTCATATCTTCTTCACAAGAGGAGAAAAGAAAGG AATGTACCGTGTTTTACCAGTTTTTATAGATATTTTAGAGGATTGGAGAGGAAAGAATAGGGAAAGAAAAAGAACTCTTTTGATTCTATTAAAATACAGCGCGAG TTGTAAACAGAATTTGCAATTTTATTGTGAT AACTTGGTCAATGTTTTGCTAAAAAGCACCTCGCAAACTGATTcgtttgaaattaaaaataatagaatGTGCAATACATTAAAAGGATACAGAAATGAAGTAGTTTTCCCTTACATTTTCTTTCCTCCGag CGGGTGTTGGTCTTACATTGGAAGAGTTGAGAGTGAAGATAAAGTTCCTGGTCAACAAATTCTACATGCTGACGAGGGTTGCGAAGATAGTATATTACATGAGATCGCTCATGCTGTTGGATTTTGGCATGAACAGAGCAGACCAGATCGCGACAAATATGTGACAGTCATGGAAAGAAACATCATGGACGGTCAAAAAATACAATTCG AACCAGAGTCTAAAGAATATGTTGACAGCATGGGTTATGCTTATGACTTTGAGTCAATTACACATTATGGCaagtattttttttcgaaaaatgaAAGGAAAACAATAAAGCCAAAAAGGAAATATCGTAAGTTCGCGAAAAAAATGGGGCAAAGATCTTATCTGAGCTTAATAGACCTTGCCCAGATGAAAGCGATGTACAAATGTAACAAGATTCCAAGTGTGGAAAGCAAAAAAGTGTGTGTTAGCAAGAAAACTAAAGGTCGTGATTACAGAGGTAAGTTAGACTACACAGAACATGGAGTTATGTGCCAAGCTTGGCACCATCAATATCCACACTCCCATAATTATACTTGCAAAATGAAAAGAGAAGGGCTTGGAAGACACAACCATTGTCGCAACCCTTTTGGTCAGAAAGAACGGCCATGGTGTTTTACGACATTAACTGGTACTGTATGGCAGTACTGCGATTTAAAGCTTTGCGACGATTAA